The proteins below are encoded in one region of Gambusia affinis linkage group LG07, SWU_Gaff_1.0, whole genome shotgun sequence:
- the LOC122834321 gene encoding opioid growth factor receptor-like: MESLSNMYRRARRKVSSFFDLLRLLFRVLWSWILWIPGIGSLCRRAQFWCDQNFAWLPWRGNESNQLENRYSSDEDEGRRTGSYSRAPHCKVPETLNNPVEVKVEDEFTGNEYRVDETDDYYCEYDSTWEHEHENEASPRRKIHQTRRNRTDKFSRFKSAAKDMQNYRHDYPNRHRTRGFEDDNDGKPNLSFYLGEIPSLPDGVYIKQFHDEWKGQYAQLEYTHSYIQWLFPLQEPGVNYEAKTLTKQEIQDFLGSTTARENLLKSYELMLDFYGIKLQNKKTGEVARADNWIDRFQNLNNHTHNNLRITRILKCLGTLGYRHYQVPLVRFFLEETLVNSELPRVKDSALSYFLFAVLDKQERRKLLKFAYDHYRDPEPFVWCPKKIQDMWSTARPPQDQLDLDGNGCTSGQYN, from the exons ATGGAGAGCTTGTCAAACATGTACCGTCGCGCACGACGCAAGGTTTCCTCCTTTTTCGACCTACTTAGGTTGTTATTTCGAGTTCTGTGGTCCTGGATTTTGTGGATACCGGGTATTGGGTCCCTCTGTAGACGAGCTCAATTTTGGTGCGACCAAAACTTCGCCTGGTTGCCGTGGCGAGGCAATGAGAGCAACCAGTTGGAGAACAGGTATTCTTCGGATGAGGATGAGGGGAGAAGGACGGGTTCCTACAGTAGGGCTCCTCACTGTAAGGTCCCCGAAACGTTGAACAATCCTGTAGAGGTTAAGGTAGAGGATGAGTTCACCGGAAATGAATATCGAGTCGACGAAACGGATGATTACTACTGCGAATATGATTCAACTTGGGAACATGAACATGAGAATGAGGCCTCCCCTAGAAGGAAGATCCACCAGACTAGAAGGAACAGAACT GACAAGTTTAGCAGGTTTAAAAGTGCTGCAAAAGACATGCAGAACTACAGGCATGACTACCCA AACCGTCACAGGACACGAGGCTTTGAGGACGACAAT GATGGAAAGCCCAATCTGAGCTTCTACCTCGGGGAAATACCATCTTTACCAGACG GAGTCTACATTAAACAGTTCCACGATGAATGGAAAGGACAGTATGCCCAACTGGAGTATACGCACAGCTATATTCAGTG gctgtttcctctgcaggaacCCGGGGTAAACTATGAAGCAAAAACACTAACAAAGCAGGAAATTCAG gattttcttgGTAGTACAACCGCAAGGGAGAATCTACTGAAGTCTTACGAGCTCATGTTGGATTTTTATGGCATTAAgttacaaaataagaaaacaggaGAGGTAGCGAGAGCAGACAACTGGATTGACAGGTTCCAGAATCTAAACAA TCACACACACAACAACTTGCGCATCACCCGCATCCTGAAGTGCCTGGGGACTCTTGGGTACCGTCACTACCAAGTCCCTCTGGTTCGGTTCTTCCTGGAAGAGACTCTGGTCAACAGTGAACTTCCGAGGGTCAAAGACAGCGCCCTgagctacttcctgtttgctgttcTCGATAAGCAAGAACGCAGGAAGCTTCTCAAGTTTGCCTACGATCACTACCGCGACCCAGAACCGTTTGTGTGGTGCCCTAAGAAAATCCAGGACATGTGGTCAACAGCTCGGCCGCCACAGGACCAACTTGATTTAGATGGAAATGGCTGTACTTCAGGGCAGTACAACTGA